The following coding sequences lie in one Arachis hypogaea cultivar Tifrunner chromosome 4, arahy.Tifrunner.gnm2.J5K5, whole genome shotgun sequence genomic window:
- the LOC112795528 gene encoding 4-coumarate--CoA ligase 1 isoform X1 — protein sequence MAIGKETMQQQHKKEEEEFIFKSSLPDIYIPNHLPLHSYIFQNLPDFATRPCLINAPTGQVFTYSDVDLKARRVASGLHKHGIRQGDVIMILLPNCPQFVFSFLGASFRGAIATAANPFFTAAEIAKQAKASNARLLVTQSSYYDKVKDLHGHLSLVFVDTPPEGHLHFSELEEADEEDIPEVKISPEDVVALPYSSGTTGLPKGVMLSHRGLVTSVGQQVDGENPNLYYHSEDVIMCVLPMFHIYSLNSVLLCGLRAKAAIVLMPKFEITAFLALVQKHRVTICPVVPPIILAIAKCPDLHNYDLSSIRVLKSGGAPLAKDLEDTVRLKFPNAKLGQGYGMTEAGPVLTMCLTFAKEAIDGKPGACGTVVRNAELKIVDPETEKSLPRNQPGEICIRGHQIMKGYLNDPEATERTIDKEGWLHTGDIGYIDDDDELFIVDRLKELIKYKGFQVAPAELEALLLSHPKISDVAVVPMKDEAAGEVPVAFVVRANGHSDTTEDEIKQFVSKQVVFYKRINRVFFVDAIPKSPSGKILRKDLRARLALPLPN from the exons ATGGCTATTGGCAAAGAAACGATGCAACAACAAcacaagaaggaggaggaggaattcATCTTCAAGTCCAGCCTTCCAGACATCTACATCCCCAACCACCTTCCCCTCCATTCCTACATCTTCCAGAACCTTCCGGACTTCGCCACGCGTCCCTGCCTCATCAACGCCCCAACCGGACAAGTTTTCACCTACTCCGACGTCGACCTCAAGGCCAGAAGAGTCGCCTCAGGCCTCCACAAACACGGAATCCGCCAAGGTGACGTCATCATGATCCTGCTCCCAAACTGCCCTCAATTCGTCTTCTCCTTCCTAGGCGCATCGTTCCGCGGCGCCATCGCCACCGCCGCCAACCCGTTCTTCACGGCCGCCGAGATAGCCAAGCAGGCCAAGGCCTCCAACGCCAGGCTGCTGGTAACGCAGTCCAGTTACTACGACAAGGTGAAGGACCTCCACGGCCACCTCAGCCTGGTGTTCGTGGACACTCCCCCGGAGGGGCACCTGCATTTCTCGGAGCTGGAAGAGGCCGACGAGGAAGACATCCCGGAGGTGAAGATCAGCCCGGAGGACGTGGTGGCGCTGCCGTACTCGTCGGGAACAACGGGACTGCCGAAAGGTGTGATGCTGAGTCACAGGGGGTTGGTGACGAGCGTGGGGCAGCAAGTGGACGGAGAGAACCCAAACCTTTACTATCACAGCGAGGATGTGATCATGTGCGTGCTCCCCATGTTCCACATATACTCCCTCAACTCCGTCCTGCTCTGCGGCCTCAGGGCCAAGGCTGCCATCGTCTTGATGCCCAAATTCGAGATCACTGCCTTCCTCGCCTTGGTGCAGAAGCATCGGGTCACCATTTGCCCCGTCGTGCCTCCCATCATTCTCGCCATTGCAAAGTGCCCGGATCTCCACAACTACGACCTTTCTTCCATCCGAGTCCTTAAATCCGGCGGCGCTCCCCTCGCCAAGGACCTTGAAGACACCGTCCGCCTCAAATTCCCCAACGCCAAGCTTGGGCag GGATATGGGATGACAGAGGCTGGTCCAGTGTTAACAATGTGCTTAACATTCGCCAAAGAAGCCATAGATGGAAAACCAGGTGCATGTGGCACCGTCGTCAGAAACGCTGAGTTGAAGATTGTTGATCCTGAAACCGAAAAATCTCTCCCGAGAAATCAACCGGGTGAAATTTGTATTAGGGGCCACCAGATCATGAAAG GTTATCTAAACGATCCAGAGGCAACAGAGAGAACAATTGACAAGGAAGGGTGGTTGCACACGGGTGACATCGGTTACATCGACGACGATGATGAGCTGTTCATCGTTGATAGGCTCAAAGAATTGATCAAATACAAAGGTTTCCAAGTTGCTCCTGCTGAACTGGAAGCCCTCCTTCTCTCCCATCCTAAAATTTCTGATGTTGCTGTTGTCCC GATGAAAGATGAAGCGGCCGGTGAGGTGCCAGTTGCATTTGTCGTGAGAGCAAATGGTCACAGTGACACAACTGAGGATGAGATTAAGCAATTCGTTTCCAAACAG GTGGTGTTTTACAAGAGAATTAACCGAGTTTTCTTCGTTGATGCCATTCCCAAGTCACCCTCCGGCAAAATATTACGAAAGGATCTAAGGGCAAGGCTCGCACTACCTCTTCCAAATTGA
- the LOC112795528 gene encoding 4-coumarate:CoA ligase 1 isoform X2 — translation MAIGKETMQQQHKKEEEEFIFKSSLPDIYIPNHLPLHSYIFQNLPDFATRPCLINAPTGQVFTYSDVDLKARRVASGLHKHGIRQGDVIMILLPNCPQFVFSFLGASFRGAIATAANPFFTAAEIAKQAKASNARLLVTQSSYYDKVKDLHGHLSLVFVDTPPEGHLHFSELEEADEEDIPEVKISPEDVVALPYSSGTTGLPKGVMLSHRGLVTSVGQQVDGENPNLYYHSEDVIMCVLPMFHIYSLNSVLLCGLRAKAAIVLMPKFEITAFLALVQKHRVTICPVVPPIILAIAKCPDLHNYDLSSIRVLKSGGAPLAKDLEDTVRLKFPNAKLGQGYGMTEAGPVLTMCLTFAKEAIDGKPGACGTVVRNAELKIVDPETEKSLPRNQPGEICIRGHQIMKGYLNDPEATERTIDKEGWLHTGDIGYIDDDDELFIVDRLKELIKYKGFQVAPAELEALLLSHPKISDVAVVPMKDEAAGEVPVAFVVRANGHSDTTEDEIKQFVSKQVNIYQGGVLQEN, via the exons ATGGCTATTGGCAAAGAAACGATGCAACAACAAcacaagaaggaggaggaggaattcATCTTCAAGTCCAGCCTTCCAGACATCTACATCCCCAACCACCTTCCCCTCCATTCCTACATCTTCCAGAACCTTCCGGACTTCGCCACGCGTCCCTGCCTCATCAACGCCCCAACCGGACAAGTTTTCACCTACTCCGACGTCGACCTCAAGGCCAGAAGAGTCGCCTCAGGCCTCCACAAACACGGAATCCGCCAAGGTGACGTCATCATGATCCTGCTCCCAAACTGCCCTCAATTCGTCTTCTCCTTCCTAGGCGCATCGTTCCGCGGCGCCATCGCCACCGCCGCCAACCCGTTCTTCACGGCCGCCGAGATAGCCAAGCAGGCCAAGGCCTCCAACGCCAGGCTGCTGGTAACGCAGTCCAGTTACTACGACAAGGTGAAGGACCTCCACGGCCACCTCAGCCTGGTGTTCGTGGACACTCCCCCGGAGGGGCACCTGCATTTCTCGGAGCTGGAAGAGGCCGACGAGGAAGACATCCCGGAGGTGAAGATCAGCCCGGAGGACGTGGTGGCGCTGCCGTACTCGTCGGGAACAACGGGACTGCCGAAAGGTGTGATGCTGAGTCACAGGGGGTTGGTGACGAGCGTGGGGCAGCAAGTGGACGGAGAGAACCCAAACCTTTACTATCACAGCGAGGATGTGATCATGTGCGTGCTCCCCATGTTCCACATATACTCCCTCAACTCCGTCCTGCTCTGCGGCCTCAGGGCCAAGGCTGCCATCGTCTTGATGCCCAAATTCGAGATCACTGCCTTCCTCGCCTTGGTGCAGAAGCATCGGGTCACCATTTGCCCCGTCGTGCCTCCCATCATTCTCGCCATTGCAAAGTGCCCGGATCTCCACAACTACGACCTTTCTTCCATCCGAGTCCTTAAATCCGGCGGCGCTCCCCTCGCCAAGGACCTTGAAGACACCGTCCGCCTCAAATTCCCCAACGCCAAGCTTGGGCag GGATATGGGATGACAGAGGCTGGTCCAGTGTTAACAATGTGCTTAACATTCGCCAAAGAAGCCATAGATGGAAAACCAGGTGCATGTGGCACCGTCGTCAGAAACGCTGAGTTGAAGATTGTTGATCCTGAAACCGAAAAATCTCTCCCGAGAAATCAACCGGGTGAAATTTGTATTAGGGGCCACCAGATCATGAAAG GTTATCTAAACGATCCAGAGGCAACAGAGAGAACAATTGACAAGGAAGGGTGGTTGCACACGGGTGACATCGGTTACATCGACGACGATGATGAGCTGTTCATCGTTGATAGGCTCAAAGAATTGATCAAATACAAAGGTTTCCAAGTTGCTCCTGCTGAACTGGAAGCCCTCCTTCTCTCCCATCCTAAAATTTCTGATGTTGCTGTTGTCCC GATGAAAGATGAAGCGGCCGGTGAGGTGCCAGTTGCATTTGTCGTGAGAGCAAATGGTCACAGTGACACAACTGAGGATGAGATTAAGCAATTCGTTTCCAAACAGGTCAATATCTATCAAG GTGGTGTTTTACAAGAGAATTAA
- the LOC112795532 gene encoding D-3-phosphoglycerate dehydrogenase 2, chloroplastic — MASSSASSACTKHIFSSTLTSSSSSSTTSLLSFRDTTISIPKLLSHSKHHQRFYFAVNNAVKTTVDTTLPSSVSTTTNPNDSVVAAKPTILVSEKLGSAGIEVLRAFGHVECAYDLSPEDLCKKISSCDALIVRSGTKVTRQVLEAAKGRLKVVGRAGVGIDNVDLQAATEFGCLVVNAPTANTIAAAEHGIALLAGMARNVAQADASMKAGKWERSKYVGVSLVGKTLAVMGFGKVGSEVARRAKGLGMNVIAHDPYAPADRARAVGVELVSFDQAVSTADFISLHMPLTPATNKIFNDHTFSRMKKGVRIVNVARGGVIDEDALVKALDDGIVAQAALDVFSEEPPAKDSKLIQHRNVTVTPHLGASTKEAQEGVAIEIAEAVVGALKGELSSTAVNAPMVPPEVVSELAPYVVLAEKLGRLAVQLVSGGKGIQSVKVVYTTGRDPDDLDTRLLRAMITKGIIEPISDAIVNLVNADFTAKQKGLRISEERVVVDSSPDLPVHSIQVQVSNVESKFASAVLDGGQISIEGKVKYGVPHLTSVGSFAVDVSLEGNLILCRQVDQPGMIGRVGNILGDENVNVSFMSVGRTSRRRKAIMAIGVDEEPNKDTLHKIGAVPAIEEFVFLNL; from the coding sequence ATGGCATCTTCTTCTGCTTCATCTGCATGTACCAAACACATTTTCTCCTCCACCCtcacttcctcttcctcctcctccaccaCCTCTCTTCTCTCATTCCGCGAcaccaccatctccatacccaAGCTACTTTCCCACTCCAAGCACCACCAACGCTTCTACTTTGCGGTCAACAACGCCGTCAAAACCACCGTTGACACCACACTACCCTCCTCTGTGTCCACCACCACCAACCCCAATGACTCTGTCGTGGCCGCAAAACCCACCATCCTGGTGTCCGAGAAGCTGGGAAGCGCGGGAATCGAGGTGCTCCGCGCATTCGGACACGTGGAATGCGCATACGACCTCTCTCCGGAGGATCTGTGCAAGAAGATCTCAAGCTGCGACGCTCTCATCGTGAGGAGCGGCACCAAGGTGACGCGGCAAGTGTTGGAGGCCGCAAAGGGAAGGTTGAAGGTTGTTGGAAGAGCCGGCGTGGGCATTGACAACGTGGATCTGCAAGCTGCCACCGAGTTCGGTTGCCTGGTTGTGAATGCTCCGACTGCCAACACGATCGCCGCCGCCGAGCATGGCATCGCTCTCCTGGCCGGCATGGCGAGAAACGTTGCTCAGGCGGATGCCTCCATGAAAGCCGGGAAATGGGAAAGAAGCAAGTATGTGGGAGTGTCACTGGTGGGGAAGACATTGGCGGTGATGGGATTCGGAAAAGTTGGATCTGAGGTGGCAAGGCGGGCAAAGGGGTTGGGAATGAACGTCATTGCACACGACCCCTACGCTCCTGCAGACAGAGCCCGTGCTGTTGGTGTCGAACTTGTGTCCTTCGATCAGGCAGTTTCCACCGCTGATTTCATCTCCCTTCACATGCCCCTCACTCCCGCCACCAACAAGATCTTCAACGACCACACCTTCTCTCGGATGAAGAAGGGCGTCCGCATCGTCAACGTCGCCAGAGGAGGTGTTATTGACGAGGACGCACTCGTTAAGGCCCTTGATGACGGAATTGTGGCTCAGGCAGCCCTTGATGTGTTCAGCGAGGAGCCCCCGGCAAAAGACAGCAAGCTCATTCAACACCGCAACGTGACTGTGACCCCTCATCTTGGAGCTAGCACTAAAGAGGCTCAGGAGGGTGTTGCTATTGAGATTGCGGAGGCTGTGGTTGGTGCCTTGAAGGGCGAGCTGTCGTCAACCGCTGTGAATGCTCCCATGGTACCCCCGGAGGTAGTCTCAGAACTGGCTCCCTATGTGGTGCTAGCGGAGAAGCTGGGGAGACTAGCCGTACAATTGGTTTCGGGGGGGAAAGGAATCCAGTCCGTGAAGGTGGTGTACACAACAGGCAGGGACCCTGATGACCTGGACACCAGGCTCCTCCGAGCCATGATCACCAAGGGAATCATCGAGCCAATCTCAGATGCCATTGTAAACCTTGTGAATGCCGATTTCACGGCCAAGCAGAAAGGCCTTCGCATCAGCGAGGAGAGAGTGGTGGTGGACTCATCCCCTGATCTGCCCGTTCACTCCATCCAGGTGCAGGTGTCCAACGTGGAGTCCAAATTCGCCAGCGCTGTGCTGGATGGTGGCCAGATCAGCATCGAAGGGAAGGTGAAGTACGGTGTGCCGCACCTCACCAGCGTTGGATCCTTTGCGGTCGATGTCAGCCTTGAAGGGAACCTCATCTTGTGCAGGCAGGTGGACCAGCCCGGGATGATCGGCCGCGTCGGCAACATATTGGGGGACGAGAATGTGAATGTCAGCTTCATGAGTGTGGGAAGGACTTCCAGGAGAAGGAAGGCCATCATGGCCATTGGTGTCGATGAGGAGCCTAACAAGGACACTCTTCACAAGATTGGTGCTGTCCCTGCTATTGAAGAGTTTGTCTTCCTCAACCTCTAG
- the LOC112795535 gene encoding uncharacterized protein encodes MAGTGIHPYHQQWPPAAAAPPPPPPPAAAPAPPAPPHPAEEVRTIFITGLPEDVKERELLNLMRWLPGFEASQLNFKAEKPMGFALFSTAHQAIAAKDILQDMLFDPDTKSVLHTEMAKKNLFVKRGADAGAFDQSKRLRTAGDYTHTGYTSPSPFHPPPPPVWGPHGYMAPPPPPPYDPYGGYPVAPVPMPTPAPIAAPSSYVPVQNTKDNPPCNTLFIGNLGENINEEEVRGLFSAQPGFKQMKILRQERHTVCFIEFEDVNSATNVHHNLQGAVIPSSGSVGMRIQYSKNPFGKRKDGNVPLAVPGANGTPPTNMTYQ; translated from the exons ATGGCTGGCACCGGCATCCACCCCTATCACCAGCAATGGCCCCCCGCGGCTGCCGCTCCTCCCCCTCCGCCACCTCCTGCCGCCGCACCTGCTCCCCCTGCTCCTCCCCACCCCGCCGAAGAG GTTCGAACGATATTCATCACAGGGCTTCCGGAGGACGTGAAGGAGAGGGAGCTACTGAATCTGATGCGGTGGCTTCCCGGATTCGAAGCGTCTCAGCTGAATTTCAAGGCCGAAAAGCCCATGGGCTTCGCACTCTTCTCCACCGCCCACCAAGCAATTGCCGCCAAGGACATCCTTCAGGACATGCTCTTCGATCCCGACACCAAGTCCGTCCTCCACACCGAGATGGCCAAGAAGAACCTCTTCGTCAAGAGAG GGGCTGATGCGGGTGCGTTTGACCAGAGTAAGCGATTGCGGACAGCTGGGGATTATACGCACACTGGTTATACAAGTCCTTCCCCTTTCCATCCTCCACCACCACCCGTTTGGGGACCACATGG GTACATGGCTCCACCGCCGCCTCCTCCATATGATCCATATGGAGGCTACCCCGTTGCGCCAGTGCCAATGCCTACTCCTGCTCCAATAGCAGCGCCTAGCAGTTATGTTCCAGTTCAG AACACAAAAGATAACCCTCCTTGCAACACCCTGTTTATTGGGAACTTGGGAGAGAACATTAATGAGGAAGAAGTGAGGGGACTTTTCAGTGC ACAACCTGGTTTTAAGCAAATGAAGATTTTAAGACAGGAGAGGCATACTGTTTGCTTCATTGAGTTTGAA GATGTGAATAGTGCTACCAATGTACACCATAATTTGCAGGGAGCTGTTATCCCAAGTTCTGGTTCAGTTGGCATGCGAATACA ATATTCAAAGAATCCATTTGGAAAGAGAAAAGATGGCAATGTACCACTTGCCGTTCCTGGTGCCAACGGAACTCCACCAACAAATATGACTTATCAATAG
- the LOC112795530 gene encoding (R)-mandelonitrile lyase-like translates to MRETIFVIFMLCFVAIVSAATQQQDLSSSSHSHHDHQQQEPTYTKFVVNATDLPLEDYYDYIIVGGGTAGCPLAATISHSARVLLLERGGLPHRHPNLMSQEGFLATILAANAHDPYSPAQSFTSDDGVPNARGRVLGGSSAINAGFYSRADPDFFTRSGLQWDLNLVNESYEWVEREIVFRPHLRTWQSAVRDGLLEAGVAPYNGFTLEHAKGTKIGGSTFDERGTRHSSADLLRYARTSNIKVGIYASVERVLLASSSPKSSSRVSAIGVLYRDLTGRYHHAMVHKEGEVILSAGAIGSPQLLLLSGMGPRPYLSSWGIPVAHHLPYVGHFLYDNPRNGITIVPSVPLEHSLIQVVGITDSGAYVEAASNVIPFASPPYSVFIRTPSSPLYLTVATLIAKISGPLSSGFLRLGSTDVRFNPVVRFNYFNNPVDVERCVNGSRKIGAVLKSRALNDFKFRNWLGAQDFRFVGPALPPDQDDFLQMADFCRRTVSTIWHYHGGCVVGRVVDPDLKVIGVDSLRIVDGSVFSVSPGTNPQATLMMLGRYIGLKIIRDREKNK, encoded by the exons ATGAGGGAAACCATCTTCGTCATCTTCATGTTATGCTTCGTTGCCATCGTTTCTGCTGCTACTCAACAACAAGATCTTTCATCGTCATCTCACTCTCATCATGACCACCAACAACAAG AACCAACTTACACCAAGTTCGTCGTAAACGCCACCGACCTTCCCTTGGAAGACTACTATGACTACATCATCGTCGGAGGAGGCACCGCCGGCTGCCCCCTCGCAGCCACAATTTCACACTCCGCCCGCGTCCTCCTCCTCGAGCGGGGCGGCCTCCCCCACCGCCACCCCAACCTCATGTCCCAAGAAGGCTTCTTGGCCACTATCCTCGCCGCCAATGCGCACGACCCCTACTCACCAGCACAGTCCTTCACCTCCGACGACGGCGTCCCCAACGCCCGCGGCCGCGTCCTCGGCGGCAGCAGCGCCATCAATGCCGGATTCTACAGCCGCGCCGACCCAGACTTCTTCACCCGCTCCGGCCTCCAATGGGACCTCAACCTCGTCAACGAGTCCTACGAGTGGGTGGAACGCGAAATCGTCTTCCGGCCACACCTCCGCACCTGGCAATCCGCTGTTCGCGACGGTTTGCTGGAGGCCGGAGTCGCACCGTACAACGGTTTCACTCTGGAGCACGCTAAGGGAACCAAGATTGGAGGATCCACCTTCGACGAGCGCGGCACGAGGCACAGCTCCGCCGATCTGCTCCGGTACGCAAGAACGTCGAACATAAAGGTGGGGATCTACGCGAGCGTGGAGCGCGTGCTGCTGGCATCTTCTTCGCCAAAGTCATCATCAAGGGTTTCCGCCATTGGCGTTCTGTACCGTGACCTGACAGGAAGGTACCACCACGCGATGGTACACAAGGAGGGAGAGGTTATCCTGTCAGCGGGAGCAATCGGAAGCCCTCAGCTGCTTCTACTGAGTGGAATGGGTCCTCGACCGTATCTTTCTTCGTGGGGGATTCCGGTGGCGCATCACCTTCCCTATGTAGGGCATTTCTTGTATGATAACCCTCGCAATGGGATCACCATTGTTCCGTCAGTTCCTCTGGAGCATTCCCTCATACAGGTGGTGGGCATCACCGACTCTGGTGCTTACGTGGAGGCTGCCTCCAATGTGATCCCATTCGCGTCTCCTCCTTACAGCGTCTTCATTCGTACTCCTTCTTCCCCTCTGTACCTCACAGTGGCCACCCTCATCGCCAAGATCTCTGGTCCCCTCTCCAGCGGCTTCCTCAGGCTAGGCTCAACGGACGTGCGGTTCAACCCAGTGGTTCGCTTCAACTACTTCAACAACCCCGTCGATGTCGAGAGGTGCGTGAATGGCAGCAGGAAGATAGGAGCTGTTCTTAAGAGCAGGGCGCTGAATGATTTCAAGTTCAGGAACTGGCTTGGAGCCCAAGACTTCAGGTTTGTGGGCCCTGCCCTGCCTCCTGACCAGGACGACTTCCTCCAGATGGCTGACTTCTGCCGCCGCACTGTCAGCACCATATGGCACTACCATGGCGGCTGCGTCGTCGGCCGGGTTGTGGACCCCGATCTCAAGGTCATCGGTGTAGACTCCCTCCGCATTGTGGATGGCTCTGTGTTCAGTGTCTCCCCTGGGACCAACCCTCAGGCCACCCTCATGATGCTTGGACG GTATATTGGACTCAAGATAATTAGAGATAGGGAGAAAAACAAATAA
- the LOC112795529 gene encoding mitogen-activated protein kinase kinase 4: protein MISEMRPSQSPPPNAINNHHHHQINNNNNSRDRRRRKDLTLPLPQRDTNLAVPLPLPPTSAPSSGPSGHQIIPFSELERLNRIGSGSGGTVYKVLHRTTNRVYALKVIYGHHEDSVRRQIHREIQILRDVDDPNVVKCHDMYDHNGEIQVLLEFMDEGSLEGKHIPQENHLADLARQILRGLAYLHRRHIVHRDIKPSNLLVNSRRQVKIADFGVGRILNQTMDPCNSSVGTIAYMSPERINTDINDGQYDAYAGDIWSLGVSILEFYMGRFPFAVGRQGDWASLMCAICMSQPPEAPHTASPDFRDFVSRCLQRDPSRRWTASRLLSHPFITHGVPQQTQISHNLHQLLPPPPRPLPS, encoded by the coding sequence ATGATATCTGAGATGAGGCCCAGTCAATCTCCACCGCCCAACGCCATCAacaaccatcaccaccaccaaatcaacaacaacaacaacagcaggGACCGCCGCCGCCGCAAGGACCTCACCCTGCCGCTTCCGCAGCGGGACACCAACCTCGCCGTGCCCCTCCCACTCCCTCCTACCTCCGCCCCCAGCTCCGGACCTAGCGGCCACCAGATCATCCCCTTCTCCGAGCTGGAGCGCCTGAACCGCATCGGGAGCGGCAGCGGCGGCACCGTCTACAAGGTCCTCCACCGCACGACGAACCGCGTTTATGCCCTGAAGGTGATCTACGGTCACCACGAGGATTCGGTGCGTCGGCAGATCCACCGCGAGATCCAGATCCTCCGGGATGTGGACGATCCGAACGTGGTGAAGTGCCACGACATGTACGACCACAACGGTGAGATCCAGGTGCTTCTGGAGTTCATGGACGAAGGCTCCTTGGAAGGGAAACACATCCCTCAGGAGAATCACCTGGCGGATCTGGCTCGCCAGATCCTGAGGGGGCTGGCCTACCTGCACCGCCGCCACATCGTGCACCGCGACATCAAGCCGTCGAACCTGCTGGTCAACTCACGGAGGCAGGTGAAGATCGCTGACTTTGGCGTTGGGAGGATCCTGAACCAGACGATGGATCCCTGCAACTCGTCGGTGGGGACGATCGCGTACATGTCACCGGAGAGGATCAACACGGACATCAATGACGGACAGTACGACGCCTACGCCGGAGACATATGGAGCCTGGGGGTGAGCATTTTGGAGTTCTACATGGGGAGGTTCCCCTTCGCGGTTGGGAGGCAGGGCGACTGGGCCAGCTTGATGTGCGCGATTTGTATGTCTCAGCCACCAGAGGCGCCGCACACGGCGTCGCCTGATTTTAGGGATTTCGTGTCGCGGTGCCTGCAAAGGGATCCTTCTAGAAGGTGGACTGCTTCGAGGCTGCTCTCACACCCGTTCATTACGCATGGCGTCCCGCAGCAGACTCAGATTTCTCACAATCTCCATCAGCTGCTCCCTCCTCCCCCCAGACCCCTCCCTTCCTAG